The Streptomyces sp. RKAG293 genome includes a region encoding these proteins:
- a CDS encoding RraA family protein, with protein sequence MNGVTGFTSVSPTTLADVLGREQVMDIGIRPLWPSPRVAGPAFTVRCPPGDNLMLHAAIHRAEPGSVIVVEAGDVDYALAGGNVCAVAQRRGIAAFVLDGVIRDLAEVREMGFPVFARGVIPIPGTKKAVVPLNGTVRCGGVRVSAGDIVVADEEGIVVTPGARQEQVLADARTKLAKEAGESLDAWEAAHRARIDAILAENGFAS encoded by the coding sequence ATGAACGGCGTCACCGGATTCACCAGCGTTTCCCCGACCACCCTCGCCGACGTCCTCGGCCGTGAGCAGGTCATGGACATCGGCATTCGCCCGCTGTGGCCGTCCCCGCGGGTCGCCGGCCCGGCGTTCACCGTACGGTGCCCTCCCGGCGACAACCTGATGCTGCACGCGGCCATCCACCGCGCGGAGCCCGGCTCGGTCATCGTCGTCGAAGCGGGTGACGTGGACTACGCGCTCGCCGGCGGAAACGTCTGCGCCGTCGCCCAGCGCCGGGGGATCGCGGCGTTCGTGCTCGACGGTGTGATCCGTGACCTCGCCGAGGTGCGTGAGATGGGCTTTCCCGTCTTCGCCAGGGGTGTCATCCCCATCCCGGGGACCAAGAAGGCCGTTGTGCCGCTCAACGGCACGGTGCGGTGCGGTGGCGTGCGGGTGAGCGCCGGCGACATCGTGGTCGCCGACGAGGAGGGCATCGTCGTCACTCCCGGCGCCCGTCAGGAGCAGGTGCTGGCCGACGCCCGCACGAAGCTGGCCAAGGAGGCCGGTGAGTCCCTCGACGCCTGGGAAGCGGCGCATCGTGCCCGCATCGACGCGATCCTGGCCGAGAACGGCTTCGCGAGCTGA
- a CDS encoding DUF892 family protein translates to MAEFLTDIETLRSRARKEIEKGPVTDAYGADLKRVIQVLNEALATEIVCTLRYKRHYFTATGLYSEPVAAEFLEHAQEEQAHADKLAQRIVQLGGEPDFDPDTLTKRSHAEYDASLGLIDMIKEDLVAERVAIASYTEIAQWLGNGDPTTRRVFEELLAQEEEHADDLRGLLERIPQEKSGL, encoded by the coding sequence ATGGCGGAGTTCCTGACCGACATCGAAACGCTCCGGAGCCGGGCTCGCAAGGAGATCGAGAAGGGGCCGGTGACGGATGCCTACGGCGCCGACCTCAAGCGGGTCATCCAGGTGCTGAACGAGGCGCTGGCCACCGAGATCGTGTGCACCCTGCGCTACAAGCGGCACTACTTCACGGCCACCGGGCTGTACTCGGAGCCCGTCGCGGCCGAGTTCCTGGAGCACGCCCAGGAGGAGCAGGCGCACGCGGACAAACTGGCCCAGCGGATCGTCCAGCTGGGCGGGGAGCCGGACTTCGACCCGGACACCCTCACCAAGCGCTCGCACGCCGAGTACGACGCGAGCCTCGGCCTGATCGACATGATCAAGGAGGACCTGGTGGCGGAGCGGGTCGCCATCGCCTCCTACACGGAGATCGCCCAGTGGCTCGGCAACGGCGACCCGACCACCCGCCGGGTGTTCGAGGAGCTCCTCGCGCAGGAGGAGGAGCACGCGGACGACCTGCGCGGGCTGCTGGAACGCATCCCCCAGGAGAAGTCGGGCCTCTGA
- a CDS encoding YhjD/YihY/BrkB family envelope integrity protein — MGSESVPGTRRTAHSGSDGPSSRRGPKAARVLRRIWRRGVEIELMQRSMGFAALGLVTLIPLLIVVAAALGHNGQGFVAWVRDALGVTGGSARAVESLFSSPARVLSTTTALSLASLAVFGLSFIAAIQTAYERIWDLPSAPWHATWRRALALAVLVGYLLTAEYCDHVLQDTPLQPLIRIVVTAVGGVAFFWWMQHFLLCGRIARRLLLPGALLTVGGLVGLRFFSITVFSPLIASSAVSYGPIGTVLIVQSWLIGIGFVIYAGALAGQGLYERKRPQ; from the coding sequence ATGGGCTCGGAGTCCGTTCCCGGCACCCGCCGCACCGCGCACTCCGGCTCGGACGGTCCGTCGTCCCGCCGGGGGCCGAAGGCTGCCCGGGTGCTGCGCCGGATCTGGCGGCGGGGCGTCGAGATAGAGCTGATGCAGCGGTCGATGGGCTTCGCCGCACTCGGCCTGGTGACGCTGATTCCGCTGCTGATCGTCGTCGCGGCGGCGCTGGGGCACAACGGTCAGGGGTTCGTGGCGTGGGTGCGGGACGCGCTCGGGGTGACGGGCGGTTCCGCGCGCGCGGTGGAGAGCCTGTTCAGCAGCCCGGCGCGGGTGCTGAGTACGACGACCGCGCTCAGCCTCGCGTCCCTGGCGGTCTTCGGGCTGTCCTTCATCGCCGCCATCCAGACCGCCTACGAACGCATCTGGGACCTGCCGTCCGCACCCTGGCACGCCACCTGGCGGCGGGCACTGGCTCTCGCGGTCCTGGTCGGCTACCTGCTGACGGCCGAGTACTGCGACCACGTCCTGCAGGACACACCGCTGCAGCCCCTCATCCGCATCGTGGTGACGGCGGTGGGAGGCGTGGCGTTCTTCTGGTGGATGCAGCACTTCCTGCTGTGCGGCCGCATCGCCCGGCGGCTCCTGCTGCCGGGCGCCCTGCTGACCGTGGGCGGGCTGGTCGGGCTCCGGTTCTTCTCCATCACCGTCTTCTCACCGCTGATCGCCAGCAGCGCGGTCTCGTACGGGCCCATCGGAACCGTGCTGATCGTCCAGTCCTGGCTGATCGGCATCGGATTCGTCATCTATGCGGGAGCGCTGGCGGGGCAGGGGCTGTATGAGCGCAAGCGTCCTCAGTGA
- a CDS encoding DHA2 family efflux MFS transporter permease subunit codes for MFSMSRAARRKADGAGQPGVAGKPGGTGTAGEIRVRSAAGRWVLVASVLGSALAGIDATVVNIALPAIGRDFGAGFGTLQWAVTAYTVALASLILLGGALGDRYGRRRVFNVGVLWFAAASLLCGLAPTAGLLLAARALQGVGGALLMPGSLAMIQASFHPEDRARAIGSWSAFGGVATAIGPFLGGWLVQAASWRWVFLINAPLAVAVVLISRRHVPETRDPAATGRIDVLGAALSCLGLAGVTYAIIAAPEHGAGSPTVIVSGALGIAALAGFLVAEARQAHPMLPLTMFASRQFSAANGVTFAVYGAFGGVFFLLAVQLQVVSGFSPIAAGTAMLPITIMMLLLSARFGRLSQRIGPRLPMTVGPLICAAAILLMFRVGPDADYLRDVLPAVVVLGFGLAVLVAPLTATVLDAVGAEHAGVASGVNNAVARAAALIAIAALPAVTGLSGRSYDDPEAFSHGFHLSLIIAAALLVAGAVLAATMIRTPTAPPAEVPAAPQEEEPSAPRMHCAVDGPPLTARECNSG; via the coding sequence ATGTTCTCGATGTCGCGGGCGGCCCGGCGGAAAGCGGACGGGGCCGGGCAGCCGGGCGTGGCCGGGAAGCCCGGCGGGACCGGGACGGCCGGGGAGATCCGCGTCCGGTCGGCCGCCGGGCGGTGGGTGCTGGTGGCCTCGGTCCTCGGGTCGGCGCTCGCCGGTATCGACGCCACCGTCGTCAACATCGCCCTGCCGGCGATCGGCCGTGACTTCGGCGCCGGCTTCGGCACCCTGCAATGGGCGGTCACCGCGTACACCGTCGCACTGGCCTCGCTCATTCTGCTGGGCGGAGCGCTGGGCGACCGGTACGGCCGGCGCCGGGTCTTCAACGTCGGCGTCCTGTGGTTCGCCGCCGCGTCACTGCTCTGCGGGCTGGCGCCCACGGCCGGCCTGCTGCTGGCGGCACGAGCGCTGCAGGGCGTCGGGGGAGCGCTGCTGATGCCCGGCAGCCTGGCCATGATCCAGGCGTCCTTCCACCCGGAGGACCGGGCGCGGGCGATCGGTTCCTGGTCCGCCTTCGGCGGCGTCGCCACCGCGATCGGTCCTTTCCTCGGCGGCTGGCTCGTCCAGGCCGCCTCCTGGCGCTGGGTGTTCCTCATCAACGCCCCGCTCGCCGTCGCCGTCGTCCTCATCTCGCGGCGGCACGTGCCCGAGACCCGCGATCCGGCGGCCACCGGCCGGATCGACGTGCTCGGCGCGGCCCTGAGCTGTCTCGGACTGGCGGGCGTCACCTACGCGATCATCGCCGCCCCGGAGCACGGGGCCGGGTCGCCGACGGTGATCGTCAGCGGTGCGCTGGGCATCGCCGCCCTGGCCGGCTTCCTCGTCGCCGAAGCGCGCCAGGCACACCCGATGCTGCCGCTGACCATGTTCGCCTCACGCCAGTTCAGCGCCGCGAACGGTGTCACGTTCGCCGTCTACGGAGCCTTCGGCGGAGTGTTCTTCCTGCTCGCCGTCCAGCTGCAGGTCGTCTCCGGATTCTCGCCGATCGCCGCCGGGACGGCGATGCTGCCGATCACGATCATGATGCTCCTGCTCTCCGCGCGCTTCGGCCGGCTGTCGCAGCGCATCGGGCCCCGGCTGCCGATGACGGTCGGACCGCTGATCTGTGCGGCCGCGATCCTGCTGATGTTCCGCGTCGGGCCGGACGCCGACTACCTCCGGGACGTGCTGCCCGCCGTCGTCGTGCTGGGCTTCGGCCTGGCCGTCCTGGTCGCCCCGCTCACCGCCACCGTCCTGGACGCCGTGGGCGCCGAGCACGCCGGCGTGGCCTCGGGCGTCAACAACGCCGTCGCCCGCGCGGCCGCCCTCATCGCCATCGCCGCGCTGCCCGCCGTCACCGGACTGTCGGGCCGCAGCTACGACGACCCCGAGGCGTTCTCGCACGGCTTCCACCTGTCGTTGATCATCGCGGCGGCGCTGCTCGTGGCGGGCGCCGTGCTGGCCGCCACCATGATCCGCACCCCAACCGCGCCGCCGGCCGAGGTGCCGGCAGCGCCGCAGGAGGAGGAGCCGTCCGCGCCCCGTATGCACTGCGCGGTGGACGGCCCGCCGCTGACCGCCCGCGAGTGCAACAGCGGCTGA
- a CDS encoding RNA-binding S4 domain-containing protein → MAADEGTVRVDSWIWSVRLTKTRSMAAAACRAGHVKVNGERVKPAHTVRAGDEVRLRGEGAERIVVVSRIVRKRVGAPVAAECFVDNSPPPPARADLLAIGHRDRGAGRPTKRDRRELERLRDIDA, encoded by the coding sequence ATGGCTGCAGACGAGGGGACCGTACGGGTCGACAGTTGGATCTGGTCCGTACGGCTGACGAAGACCCGGTCGATGGCCGCCGCGGCGTGCCGCGCCGGCCACGTCAAGGTCAACGGTGAGCGGGTGAAACCGGCCCACACGGTGCGGGCCGGGGACGAGGTACGGCTGCGCGGGGAGGGCGCCGAGCGGATCGTGGTCGTCTCGCGCATCGTGCGCAAGCGCGTCGGTGCGCCCGTCGCGGCGGAGTGCTTCGTCGACAACAGCCCGCCGCCGCCCGCCCGCGCGGACCTGCTGGCGATCGGCCACCGCGACCGGGGGGCGGGCCGCCCGACCAAGCGCGACCGGCGGGAGTTGGAACGCCTCCGGGACATCGACGCCTGA
- a CDS encoding glycosyltransferase family 87 protein, translating to MASCGEAECTGCACDTDRERTAPAGSRFGIESRWWPLAAYWVASRLVMLAMLRTGHGDIAEEVHRLYTRWAGELEAGSFPARDVTWQYPPGAGLVMLAPTLLPVVSYLQGFVALMVLADAVVVLALVRAARGGGPAGEPGSAAGAWLWAGGLPLLLALPFARFDVAVTALAVLSLLVIGRRPWLGGTLAGLAAMIKVWPALIVLGTPRGRSTREAWSAVLVSAAVLLTVLALGFRGTFGFLSSQGNRGVEVESMGGTLLHLARLGGWPGRVRMHYGSFEFLGPYVSSVARGSLLLTAVAFGWLLLWRWRARVWSEATVYDAALTAVLLFTSTSRVISPQYLIWLIALAAVCLTVRGTTQRPVAVLLLLATAVTAVDFPLFFGAVLNSSWQGVAVLVTRNGLLAAATLLSCVRLWRAAVPARRTSRTTGRRAGLRPLPLESGAVGGG from the coding sequence GTGGCGTCGTGCGGTGAGGCCGAGTGCACGGGATGCGCGTGCGATACGGACCGGGAGCGTACGGCGCCTGCTGGAAGCAGATTCGGCATCGAGTCCCGCTGGTGGCCGCTGGCGGCCTACTGGGTGGCCTCGCGGCTGGTGATGCTGGCCATGCTGCGCACCGGGCACGGGGACATCGCGGAAGAGGTGCACCGGCTGTACACGCGCTGGGCCGGGGAACTGGAGGCCGGATCGTTCCCGGCCAGGGACGTCACCTGGCAGTACCCGCCGGGCGCCGGACTGGTCATGCTCGCGCCCACTCTGCTGCCCGTGGTGTCGTACCTGCAGGGGTTCGTCGCGCTGATGGTGCTGGCCGACGCCGTGGTGGTACTGGCCCTGGTGCGCGCCGCGCGCGGCGGCGGCCCGGCCGGCGAGCCCGGCAGCGCGGCCGGCGCCTGGCTGTGGGCGGGTGGTCTGCCCCTGCTGCTGGCGCTGCCCTTCGCGCGGTTCGATGTGGCGGTCACCGCGCTGGCCGTGCTCTCCCTGCTGGTCATCGGGCGGCGGCCGTGGCTCGGCGGCACCCTCGCCGGACTCGCCGCGATGATCAAGGTATGGCCGGCGCTCATCGTGCTCGGCACCCCCAGGGGCCGGTCCACCCGCGAGGCGTGGAGCGCGGTGCTGGTGTCCGCGGCGGTGCTGCTGACGGTGCTGGCGCTCGGCTTCCGCGGAACGTTCGGGTTCCTCTCCTCGCAGGGAAACCGGGGCGTCGAGGTCGAGTCGATGGGCGGCACCCTGCTGCACCTGGCCCGGCTGGGCGGCTGGCCCGGCCGCGTCAGGATGCACTACGGCTCGTTCGAGTTCCTCGGCCCCTACGTCTCCAGCGTCGCCCGCGGCTCCCTGCTGCTGACCGCCGTGGCGTTCGGATGGCTGCTGCTGTGGCGCTGGCGCGCCCGGGTCTGGAGCGAGGCCACCGTCTACGACGCGGCCCTGACGGCGGTGCTGCTGTTCACCTCCACCAGCCGGGTGATCAGCCCGCAGTACCTGATCTGGCTGATCGCCCTCGCCGCGGTGTGCCTGACGGTGCGCGGCACCACCCAGCGCCCGGTGGCGGTCCTGCTGCTCCTCGCCACCGCCGTCACCGCCGTGGACTTCCCGCTGTTCTTCGGCGCCGTGCTGAACAGCTCCTGGCAGGGCGTCGCCGTCCTGGTGACGCGCAACGGCCTGCTGGCGGCCGCGACGCTGCTGTCCTGCGTAAGGCTGTGGCGTGCGGCGGTCCCGGCCCGCCGCACCTCCCGCACGACCGGACGCCGCGCCGGACTGCGGCCGCTGCCCCTGGAGAGCGGAGCCGTCGGCGGCGGCTGA
- a CDS encoding glycosyltransferase produces the protein MRILFTFVGGNGHFEPLIPIADAAREAGHTVAFTCRPSMGRTVAAAGFDVLEEDAGHEWQAERRPLLAVSTEREDQVLRDAFAGRMARERAASGVGLYAAWRPDLLVCEEMDFGSVIVAERLGLPYARVLVIAEGSFVRHHLIAEPLNELRAAHGLPADPGLDMLGRHLVLAPFPPGFRHPDFPLPPTGQALRPRGLDAAAEEAVPKWIGELGDAPTVYFTFGTVFNVESGDLFARVLEGLRDLPVNVVVTVGKDIDPAELGPQPGHVRIERFVPQAALLPHCDVVVSHGGSGSVIGALAYGLPSVLIPMGADQPQNAARCTALGVSRVLDAVRATPDDVREAVVEVLADASYRLAAERLRDEIAALPDATRAVALLERLVAE, from the coding sequence GTGCGCATTCTGTTCACCTTCGTCGGAGGGAACGGCCACTTCGAACCGCTGATCCCGATCGCCGACGCCGCACGGGAGGCCGGCCACACGGTCGCGTTCACCTGTCGCCCCAGCATGGGCAGGACCGTGGCGGCGGCGGGATTCGACGTCCTGGAGGAGGACGCCGGCCATGAGTGGCAGGCGGAGCGGCGGCCGCTGCTCGCGGTCAGCACCGAGCGCGAGGACCAGGTGCTGCGGGACGCCTTCGCCGGCCGGATGGCGCGTGAGCGCGCCGCGAGCGGGGTCGGCCTGTACGCCGCGTGGCGGCCCGATCTGCTGGTGTGCGAGGAGATGGACTTCGGCAGCGTGATCGTGGCCGAACGCCTGGGACTGCCGTACGCACGCGTACTGGTCATCGCCGAGGGCTCGTTCGTACGCCACCACCTGATCGCGGAACCGCTCAACGAGTTGCGCGCCGCGCACGGCCTGCCCGCCGATCCCGGGCTGGACATGCTCGGCCGCCATCTCGTCCTGGCGCCCTTCCCGCCCGGCTTCCGGCACCCGGACTTCCCGCTGCCGCCCACCGGGCAGGCGCTCCGGCCGCGCGGCCTCGACGCGGCGGCGGAGGAGGCCGTACCGAAGTGGATCGGGGAACTGGGAGACGCGCCGACCGTCTACTTCACCTTCGGCACCGTGTTCAACGTGGAGTCGGGTGATCTCTTCGCGCGGGTGCTGGAGGGGCTGCGGGATCTGCCGGTCAACGTGGTCGTGACGGTCGGCAAGGACATCGACCCCGCGGAGCTCGGACCGCAGCCCGGTCATGTGCGCATCGAGCGGTTCGTCCCGCAGGCGGCGCTTCTGCCGCACTGCGACGTGGTCGTCTCGCACGGCGGGTCCGGGAGCGTGATCGGCGCGCTGGCGTACGGTCTGCCGTCGGTGCTGATCCCGATGGGAGCCGACCAGCCGCAGAACGCGGCCCGTTGTACCGCGCTGGGCGTCTCCCGGGTGCTCGACGCCGTGCGGGCCACCCCGGACGACGTCCGCGAGGCGGTCGTCGAGGTACTGGCGGACGCGTCCTACCGGCTGGCCGCCGAACGCCTGCGGGACGAGATCGCCGCCCTGCCGGACGCCACCCGGGCCGTCGCGCTCCTGGAACGTCTGGTCGCGGAGTAG
- a CDS encoding tetratricopeptide repeat protein, with protein sequence MNDTTNAAGAANATAGTAGTAGTAGTAATDAGWERRTAELWAAIDDHSEEDFQARMEKLAAELPPDHPAGVFERAASFDSTGHSDLAVPLYRQALGLGLTGERRRRAVIQLASSLRNLGRAPESVALLTAERDAGSDHLDDAVTVFLALALADTGREREAVSIALTALAGHLPRYQRSAANYARLLVEPDPAG encoded by the coding sequence ATGAACGACACGACGAACGCGGCCGGTGCGGCGAACGCGACGGCGGGAACGGCGGGAACGGCGGGAACGGCCGGGACGGCCGCGACGGACGCCGGGTGGGAGCGGCGGACGGCGGAGCTGTGGGCGGCCATCGACGACCACAGCGAGGAGGACTTCCAGGCCCGGATGGAGAAACTCGCCGCCGAGCTGCCCCCGGACCATCCGGCGGGGGTGTTCGAACGCGCCGCCTCGTTCGACTCGACCGGCCACTCCGACCTCGCGGTCCCGCTGTACCGGCAGGCGCTCGGCCTCGGGCTGACGGGTGAGCGACGCCGCCGGGCCGTGATCCAGCTGGCCAGTTCGCTGCGCAACCTCGGCCGCGCGCCGGAGAGCGTCGCCCTGCTGACCGCCGAGCGGGACGCCGGCTCCGACCACCTGGACGACGCCGTCACCGTCTTTCTCGCCCTCGCTCTGGCGGACACCGGCCGCGAACGCGAAGCGGTGTCGATCGCGCTGACGGCGCTGGCCGGCCATCTGCCCCGCTACCAGCGCTCGGCGGCCAACTACGCCCGGCTGCTGGTGGAGCCCGATCCCGCCGGGTAA
- a CDS encoding DUF5937 family protein, which produces MSCSPHGRPAGRRWRCSWGPSCEPCYAPTSHSARTESLTGTPDLRGEHTIAVTLRFSPADLRRCRFAVSPALETLAAVRVATGEQGPGHHQRWLDSVRPALDTLDLRPITLLQPRRGYTPDFLSPPPTGPLATFDEDLARIAATPPEQVRAEIVRSLQESPGASDSETGRLLLGEPAGVLALLTRLVREAWHTLVEPVWPRVRNLLDADVGFQSRRLAEGGLDRLFAELHPMLRWHDNVLTREFGDDDRRDLHGEGLVLVPSAFKWDEVVIVVDPPWQPTAIYPVRGLGTLWQPPRGTGDAALARLIGRTRAALLTGLTEPASTSALAHRHALAGGTVSEHLSVLRDAGFVVGERHRHEIRYRRTDLGHAVAEHGHGGG; this is translated from the coding sequence ATGTCGTGCTCCCCTCACGGTCGCCCCGCCGGGCGGCGGTGGCGCTGCTCATGGGGGCCATCCTGCGAGCCTTGCTACGCTCCCACCAGTCATTCGGCCCGGACCGAATCACTCACCGGGACACCCGATCTCCGCGGGGAGCACACCATCGCCGTCACTCTGCGGTTCAGCCCCGCCGACCTGCGGCGATGCCGCTTCGCGGTCTCTCCGGCGCTGGAGACGCTCGCCGCGGTCCGCGTCGCCACCGGCGAACAGGGTCCTGGCCACCACCAGCGGTGGCTGGACTCGGTCCGCCCCGCGCTCGACACCCTGGACCTGCGGCCGATCACCTTGTTGCAGCCCCGGCGCGGATACACCCCCGACTTCCTGTCGCCGCCGCCGACCGGTCCGCTCGCCACGTTCGACGAGGACCTCGCCCGCATCGCGGCGACCCCACCGGAACAGGTCCGCGCCGAGATCGTCCGCTCGCTCCAGGAGAGTCCCGGGGCGTCGGACAGCGAGACCGGCCGGCTGCTGCTCGGCGAGCCGGCCGGCGTTCTCGCGCTGCTGACGCGGCTGGTCCGCGAGGCATGGCACACACTGGTCGAACCGGTCTGGCCGCGGGTGCGCAACCTGCTCGACGCGGATGTCGGCTTCCAGTCCCGGCGGCTGGCCGAGGGCGGTCTCGACCGGCTCTTCGCCGAGCTCCACCCCATGCTGCGATGGCACGACAACGTCCTGACGAGGGAGTTCGGCGACGACGACCGGCGCGATCTGCACGGCGAGGGACTGGTGCTGGTGCCCAGCGCCTTCAAGTGGGACGAGGTCGTCATCGTCGTCGACCCGCCCTGGCAGCCCACCGCGATCTACCCGGTGCGCGGCCTCGGCACCCTGTGGCAGCCGCCGCGCGGCACCGGGGACGCCGCGCTTGCCCGGCTGATCGGGCGCACCCGGGCCGCGCTGCTGACCGGCCTGACGGAACCCGCCTCGACCTCGGCGCTCGCCCACCGCCATGCCCTCGCGGGCGGCACCGTCTCGGAGCACCTCTCGGTCCTGCGGGACGCGGGCTTCGTCGTCGGCGAGCGCCACCGGCACGAGATCCGCTACCGCCGCACGGACCTCGGCCACGCGGTGGCGGAGCACGGGCACGGCGGCGGATAA
- a CDS encoding DUF2637 domain-containing protein, with amino-acid sequence MPAIRLTRTHRILVGVVVAGAVVIAAIGFAGSYAAVRELAQNKGFGWFANVFPIGVDAGIVVLLALDLLLTWMRIPFPLLRQTAWLLTAATIAFNGAAAWPDPVGVGMHGIIPVLFVVCVEAARHAVGRVADLTADKHMESVRLTRWLLAPFPTFKLWRRMKLWELRSYDQVIRLEQDRLVYQARLQARYGRAWRRKAPVEALMPLRLARYGIPLAETAALGLAAAGITLPAVPAVTAGPGGADSATAEAATADGEDPGATRHEQSAAPDSVDGRAHPGQPAGDDGNDGYENLWFTPVPVLPADESGELGGYPAQDDGTAPEPAPVAAREQPAAAPAGPAGAASRLDTIYAAFVELTDALGQYPTFDDLAKSLFVRYNVSGRGGQPLSPDSLRRYAGQLRERYEAERSGAEYGVEV; translated from the coding sequence GTGCCCGCGATACGTTTGACCCGGACGCACCGGATTCTTGTCGGTGTGGTGGTCGCCGGTGCGGTGGTGATCGCCGCGATCGGTTTCGCGGGATCGTATGCCGCGGTGCGGGAGCTGGCGCAGAACAAGGGCTTCGGCTGGTTCGCGAACGTGTTCCCGATCGGTGTGGACGCCGGGATCGTGGTGCTGCTGGCGCTGGATCTGCTGTTGACGTGGATGCGGATCCCGTTCCCGCTGCTGCGGCAGACCGCGTGGCTGCTGACCGCGGCGACCATCGCGTTCAACGGTGCGGCCGCCTGGCCCGATCCGGTCGGGGTCGGGATGCACGGCATCATCCCGGTGCTGTTCGTGGTCTGTGTCGAGGCCGCCCGGCACGCGGTGGGCCGGGTCGCGGACCTGACCGCCGACAAGCACATGGAATCGGTCCGCCTCACCCGCTGGCTGCTCGCCCCGTTCCCCACCTTCAAGCTGTGGCGCCGCATGAAGCTGTGGGAACTGCGCTCCTACGACCAGGTCATCCGCCTCGAGCAGGACCGCCTCGTCTACCAGGCCCGCCTCCAGGCCCGCTACGGCCGCGCCTGGCGCCGCAAAGCACCCGTCGAAGCCCTCATGCCCCTGCGGCTCGCCCGCTACGGCATCCCCCTCGCCGAAACCGCCGCCCTCGGCCTCGCCGCCGCCGGCATCACCCTTCCCGCCGTGCCCGCGGTCACCGCCGGTCCCGGCGGAGCGGACAGCGCCACCGCTGAGGCCGCCACCGCGGACGGTGAGGACCCCGGGGCCACCCGCCATGAGCAGTCCGCCGCTCCGGACAGCGTCGACGGCCGGGCGCACCCGGGACAGCCGGCGGGGGACGACGGGAACGACGGGTACGAGAACCTCTGGTTCACCCCGGTCCCGGTGCTGCCCGCGGACGAGTCCGGCGAGCTCGGCGGCTACCCGGCGCAGGACGACGGCACGGCGCCCGAGCCGGCACCGGTGGCCGCCCGGGAACAGCCGGCCGCCGCGCCCGCGGGTCCGGCCGGCGCCGCCTCGCGCCTCGACACCATCTACGCCGCGTTCGTCGAACTGACCGACGCGCTGGGCCAGTACCCGACCTTCGACGATCTCGCGAAGAGTCTCTTCGTCCGCTACAACGTCTCCGGCCGCGGCGGTCAGCCGCTGAGCCCCGACAGCCTGCGCCGCTACGCCGGCCAACTGCGGGAACGGTACGAGGCGGAGCGCTCGGGCGCGGAGTACGGCGTGGAGGTTTGA
- the egtD gene encoding L-histidine N(alpha)-methyltransferase — protein sequence MSTFTLTRRLPADATADALRADVREGLTADPKWLPPKWFYDARGSELFEEITRLPEYYPTRAEREILQSRAKEIAAATGAATLIELGSGSSDKTRLLLDALLAAGTLKTYTPVDVSEAALQQAGEALLKEYPGLRVDALIGDFLGDLRVPGAEGPRLVAFLGGTLGNLLPAERARFLAAVRAGLAPGDALLIGTDLVKDEATLVAAYDDAAGVTAEFNKNVLHVINRELGADFDPGEFDHIALWDRQREWIEMRLRARSHLTVKIPELDLAVTFEPGEEMRTEISAKFREEGLREELDASGLDLRHWWTDTGGRFGLSLSVAR from the coding sequence TTGAGTACCTTCACGCTCACCCGCCGCCTGCCCGCCGACGCCACCGCCGACGCCCTGCGCGCCGACGTACGCGAAGGCCTCACCGCCGACCCCAAGTGGCTGCCGCCCAAGTGGTTCTACGACGCCCGCGGCAGCGAGCTCTTCGAGGAGATCACCCGGCTCCCGGAGTACTACCCGACCCGCGCGGAACGGGAGATCCTGCAGTCGAGAGCGAAGGAGATAGCCGCCGCCACGGGAGCGGCCACTCTCATCGAGCTCGGCTCCGGATCGTCCGACAAGACCCGGCTGCTCCTCGACGCGCTGCTCGCCGCCGGGACGCTGAAGACGTACACGCCCGTGGACGTCAGTGAGGCGGCCCTGCAACAGGCCGGGGAAGCGCTGCTCAAGGAGTACCCCGGGCTGCGGGTCGACGCCCTCATCGGCGACTTCCTGGGCGACCTGCGGGTGCCCGGGGCCGAGGGGCCGCGGCTGGTGGCCTTCCTCGGTGGCACCCTCGGCAATCTGCTGCCCGCCGAACGCGCCCGCTTCCTGGCCGCGGTCCGCGCCGGACTCGCCCCCGGCGACGCGCTGCTGATCGGCACGGACCTGGTGAAGGACGAGGCCACCCTCGTCGCCGCCTATGACGACGCGGCCGGGGTGACCGCGGAGTTCAACAAGAACGTGCTGCACGTCATCAACCGCGAACTCGGCGCCGACTTCGACCCGGGTGAGTTCGACCACATCGCCCTGTGGGACCGGCAACGCGAGTGGATCGAGATGCGGTTGCGGGCCCGCTCCCACCTGACGGTGAAGATCCCCGAGCTCGACCTCGCGGTCACCTTCGAGCCGGGCGAGGAGATGCGCACCGAGATCTCCGCGAAGTTCCGCGAGGAGGGCCTGCGCGAGGAGCTCGACGCCTCCGGGCTCGACCTGCGCCACTGGTGGACGGACACCGGCGGCCGGTTCGGGCTGTCGCTGTCTGTCGCCCGGTAA